One stretch of Thermococcus sp. 21S9 DNA includes these proteins:
- a CDS encoding cation diffusion facilitator family transporter has translation MEEIYKPIWVSIIGNVLLAVIKLIVGFLYSSIALISDGVHSLSDVVTSVAGYFGIKVASKPPDKDHPFGHSRFEPLVAFLIGEALLVVAYEIGRDSVERLLHGEHITVNSIMLGVTIVSILAKELMFRYSVYVGRKLNSQILIADAYHHRSDVLSSVAVLIGLGLQKFGFQYGDALAGLVVAVFLVKVSFEIILENVGYLTGRAPSFEICEEIKRRALSVPNVLGIHDLRAHYVGNRLHVELHIEVPPNLSLKEAHDVSEEVKKRIEEIPEVERVFVHVDIKGVTE, from the coding sequence ATGGAGGAGATTTACAAGCCCATATGGGTCAGCATAATCGGCAACGTCCTCCTCGCGGTCATAAAGCTCATCGTCGGTTTTCTCTATTCAAGTATAGCCCTCATCTCCGACGGCGTTCACTCCCTCAGCGACGTCGTTACGAGCGTCGCCGGCTACTTCGGCATAAAGGTGGCGTCAAAACCCCCCGATAAGGACCACCCCTTCGGCCACTCCCGCTTTGAGCCACTCGTGGCCTTTCTAATCGGTGAGGCCCTGCTCGTTGTTGCCTATGAAATCGGCAGGGACTCGGTCGAGAGGCTCCTCCACGGGGAGCACATAACGGTGAACTCGATAATGCTGGGAGTTACGATAGTGTCAATCCTCGCGAAGGAGCTGATGTTCCGCTACTCGGTTTACGTGGGCAGAAAGCTCAACAGTCAAATCCTTATCGCCGACGCCTACCACCACAGGAGCGACGTTTTGAGCAGTGTCGCGGTTTTAATCGGCCTCGGCCTCCAGAAGTTCGGCTTCCAGTACGGAGACGCTTTGGCCGGCCTCGTCGTCGCGGTCTTCCTCGTGAAGGTGTCCTTCGAGATAATCCTCGAGAACGTCGGTTACCTGACCGGACGGGCCCCGTCCTTCGAAATCTGCGAGGAAATCAAGAGGCGCGCTCTGAGCGTCCCCAACGTCCTTGGAATCCACGATTTGAGGGCCCACTACGTCGGAAACAGGCTCCACGTCGAGCTCCACATCGAGGTTCCTCCAAACCTGTCCCTGAAAGAAGCCCACGACGTCAGCGAGGAGGTGAAGAAGAGGATAGAGGAAATCCCCGAGGTCGAGAGGGTCTTCGTTCACGTGGATATAAAGGGGGTTACTGAGTAG
- a CDS encoding ATP-binding protein, whose protein sequence is MILKFIDREDELNALDELYRQDRAHFVLIYGRRRIGKTELVKQFIKNKKAFYFLARKEPMELELERLVRNFNRKFNVFIEAKTLEEFFEKVTTFGRLVFVIDEFPYWVEEDKSIPSTFQYIWDEVLKDSRIMLILLGSSISTMESLMSYKNPLYGRRTAQIKLSTLGFFHLREAFPRYSWEEMVKVYGTIDGIPAYLHYFDDSLSVEENVERNFYRRVSVLYEDAERLLKDELREPTVYLNILKAINDGKTKLTEIANETKVAVTNLPKYLKTLETLDLVYKEFPVTVRERKRFGVYRVKDFYYRFWLRFVYPYRDDIEIGAISFEEFREDFNRYLGEVFERVGKEFLIRLNQKGVLPFRFTKIGRWWDKGEEIDLVALNSLSSDAGFFEVKWKDMNARDAENVLRRLEKKSANLGLRGENHYGIIAKSIEGKERLKEKGYLAFDLRDFEKATQ, encoded by the coding sequence ATGATATTAAAATTCATCGACCGCGAGGATGAACTGAATGCATTGGATGAACTCTACCGGCAGGACAGAGCGCACTTCGTCCTCATCTATGGCAGGAGGAGAATAGGAAAAACAGAGCTCGTCAAACAGTTCATAAAGAATAAGAAAGCCTTCTACTTCCTCGCAAGGAAAGAACCGATGGAGCTCGAACTTGAGAGGCTCGTGAGAAACTTCAACAGGAAGTTTAACGTCTTCATTGAAGCAAAAACTCTTGAGGAGTTTTTTGAGAAGGTTACAACCTTCGGAAGGCTTGTTTTTGTTATAGACGAGTTCCCGTACTGGGTCGAGGAAGACAAGTCCATACCCTCAACCTTTCAGTACATCTGGGATGAGGTTCTCAAGGATTCGAGGATAATGCTGATTCTCCTTGGCTCGTCAATCTCAACGATGGAGAGCCTGATGAGCTACAAAAACCCGCTCTACGGAAGGAGAACCGCCCAGATTAAGCTCTCGACGCTGGGGTTCTTCCACCTGAGGGAGGCGTTTCCCCGCTACTCATGGGAGGAGATGGTCAAGGTCTACGGCACGATAGACGGAATCCCCGCATACCTGCACTACTTCGACGATTCTCTGAGCGTCGAGGAGAACGTGGAGCGCAACTTCTATAGGAGAGTCAGCGTTCTCTACGAGGACGCGGAGAGACTTCTGAAAGACGAGCTGAGGGAGCCAACCGTCTACCTCAACATTCTCAAGGCGATAAACGACGGGAAGACCAAGCTGACTGAAATCGCGAACGAGACCAAGGTTGCCGTTACGAACCTTCCGAAGTATCTGAAGACCCTTGAAACCCTCGATTTGGTTTACAAGGAGTTCCCGGTAACTGTGAGGGAAAGGAAGCGGTTCGGTGTCTACCGGGTCAAGGACTTCTACTACCGCTTCTGGCTCCGGTTTGTTTACCCCTACCGCGACGACATTGAGATTGGGGCGATAAGCTTCGAGGAGTTTAGGGAGGATTTCAATAGATATCTGGGAGAGGTCTTTGAGCGCGTTGGGAAGGAGTTTCTGATAAGACTGAATCAAAAGGGAGTTCTACCATTCAGGTTCACGAAAATCGGAAGGTGGTGGGATAAGGGAGAAGAGATTGACCTAGTAGCATTGAACAGCCTGAGCAGTGATGCAGGTTTCTTCGAAGTCAAATGGAAGGATATGAACGCGAGAGACGCTGAGAATGTTCTCAGACGGCTTGAGAAAAAATCAGCCAACCTTGGCCTAAGGGGAGAAAATCACTACGGCATCATCGCGAAGAGCATCGAGGGAAAAGAGAGACTCAAAGAAAAGGGATATTTGGCCTTTGATTTAAGAGATTTTGAAAAAGCTACTCAGTAA